The Candidatus Atribacteria bacterium region GCTGATATACTGCTCATATCTCTTATAATCTGGGTCTCATTGTTTTTAATAGAACTCACGAACATAAAAACTATGGGGAATAAGAAGAATAAAGCAATTAAAATCAATAATGCATAATTGAGGATTATAGAAAGGTTTTTACGGAATTTAAATGAAAATCTTTGAGACCTTTTTCCCCTAACCTCAACGCTTGCCACTTTATGTCACCGCCCTTTCTTCCTTTAAATAAATTCTTTGTATCAATGAAACAGCCAGCACAATTAGAAAAAATAGTACTCCTATCGCTGAAGCATAACCAACGCGAAGCATTTTAAAGCCTTCCTCATATAAAAGCAAAATGATAGTTTTAGTAGCTCCCTGGGGACCTCCCATAGTCATGACCCAAACTTGAGTAAATAACTTGAACGCCAAAATAGTAGTAGAAATGATTACAAAAATTGTAGTGTTACGTAATTGCGGGATGGTAATCTGCCAGAATTGTTGCCAGGTATTAGCTCCATCAACTCGTCCTGCTTCGTATAATTCATTAGGGATACCCTGTAAACCTGCCAAATAAATTACCATTTGAAAACCGACTCCCTGCCAAATAGATAATATCATAATAGACGGTAGAGCCAAGGTAGTATCTTTTAACCAACTATAGGGTCCTAATTTTCCAAAACTAATAAAACTAATCATATGGTTAATCAAACCTTCTCCCGGATTATAGAAAAAATACCAAATAATAGACACTACCACCATAGTGGTAACTACCGGACTAAAATAAATAGTACGAAATAGATTGATAAAGCGAAGCTTTTGATTAACTAAAACAGCTAACACCAGGGCAAGGAAAGTTTGCAAAGGGACTACAAAAACAGCGAAAATAAAAGTATTAAGTAATGCCTGATGAAAGCTTGGACTATTAAATAATCTTAAAAAATTTCGAAACGCAATAAATTGAGTAGGTAAATTAGGATTAGTTATTAATCTTTGGTCTGTAAAGGATATTACAAAGGCTATAATAAAAGGAGTTACTAGAAAAAGAAGCAAAAAAGATAAGGGGAGAGCACAAAAAGACCAGGCTGCAAATGTTTCTCTTTTTTCTAATGAAGGTCTATTCATTTTAAATGCTTTTGTATTTGAATTGGCAGATTCACCTATCATTATTTTTATAACCCTTATAAAATAGAAGTCTAAAAGTTCTGTGTCTGCACTTTTTAATTACTTGAAAAGTGCAGACACATGAGAACATCTAATTTGTAATCGGATAGCCCCGATTATCTTTAATGTCTTGATCAATTTTTTGGACTGCTTTATCTAACTCCGTCTTAACATCTGCACCATTAACTATATTTTGTACAGCCTCTGCAAATGCAGTAGTTATCGTCGGATAAGCCGGGGTTTCGGGTCTGGTAATCCCAACTCCCCTATCCAGCTGTTCAACAAAAATTCTAAGTGGGCCATTTATTCCAAATAATTCTGACATAGCAAGGGCAGATTTACGAGCAGGAACAGCGCCATTAGCATTGGTCATGCGCAATATCTGTTCGGGCTCAATGAGATATTCCAGGAATTTCCAGGCAGCATCCGGGTTTTTGGCCTGAGAGGTTATCCCCCAATTCCAAGAACCTACACCGGTAGCAGCCCTATCACCAAGTTTAGGCACCGGAATAAGTACTAAATCATCGCCCAATCCTTCATGGTGGGGAGTCCACATCCAATGGCCAACAAAAGATAGAGCAGCAATTTTACTACCGTAGAAGTCGTCATCACCTGCAGGCTGAACTTTAGCATATCCTTTGTTGAATAAGCCTTGGAACCAAGTCATTGCTTCTACTGCTTTAGGGCTATTAAGGACACCATCTGCTGATTGGAAATCACTACGGTCAATTAAATCAGCACCCCAACTCTGAATAATGGGCGAAAAACCATAAGTATACCATTCGCCTTGACCATAATTCATCTTAAAATCAATAGCATATTCCACCTCTTTTAGAGCCTGTAATTTTTCTAAAGCTTCATTAAATTCTTTCAAAGTCCAGGCATCTTTAATGCTTGTAGGAATACGTACTCCTGCCTTCTTTAAATAAGCTTTATTCCCCCAGATAGCTAAACCGGAATCAAAAGTCCCTAGAGAATATAACTTTCCGCCAAAAGTGCCCTGCGCAATAATAGTAGGCAAGAAATCAGCTTTTAATTTGTTAGATACATAATTATCTAAAGGAATGAGATGGCCAGCCCAGGCATAATTATAGAGAAAAGGACCATCAAAGTCCAGTAAGTCAGGAAGGTCGCCAGCTAAAGCGGCAGCGCTTACCTGCTCATTAAAAGACCCTTCAGGAAGCCTAACAGCTTTTACTATTACTTGATTCTGCATAGCATTAAAATCTTCTACCTGGGCATCAAGGACTTCTCGTTCCTCTCCCTTACCAGAATGAAACCAAACTTCAATGGTTACTGGTTCAGCTAAGGCTGTTAGCGCAAAACTGGTTAAAAGCAATACGGTTAATAAAATTAAAGTAAAGAACGATAATTTTTTCATTTTTAAATTTCCTCCTTTTAATTAATTTACCTTATTTTGACTCTGAATAACTCGCTTTGTTTATCACCTCCTTTCGATGTGAATAATTAGCCTTTCGTAAAATTTTAGAAGCCTTTATTCACCATTTTCTCGACAAGATTTTCTTATGATTAATTCCGCATTTAGAATATGATTTTCTTTTCGAGAATAATTTTTTATTTTATTTTGCATCTCTGCAATGAGTAATTCGGTGGCAAGTCTACCTATCTGCTTTGTTGGTTGTCTGATAGCAGTGATTGGAGGAGTATATAGTTTAAACCATTTAGAATCATCGAAGGATAAAATACCTATATTTTTTGGTACTTCATAGTGTAATTCTTTAATCGCTCTAAGAACTTGATAACCTATATTATCATTCCCACATAAAATAGAATCTATTTCTTTGTTTTGGTATAGCCAACTCTTAATAATTTCCTTATTATCGCTGCCATTATATTGAATAAATTTTACATTAATCTTTTTTGAGGAATTATGCAGTTGAACAGCCAGTTTATAGCCCAATAGTCTTTGTTCCATGGTATATACATTTGCCTGATAGGAAACAAAACCTACATTCATAAAACCATGAGAAAACAGATGGTTCATCGCTTTTTTGGTAATTTCTACATTATCTATGCCGACAAAATCTATGGGAAGTGAATCTATCTTCCTGTCTATTTGAATGGCCTGAATTTTATGGGGAATTATTGAATTATAAGCATTGGTAGAATTGTTGACAGGTGCAAATATTACACCTTCAATTCCGTTTTGAAGAAGTATATTAATATATAATTGCTCTTTTAATGGGTCATCCTCTGAATCACATAATATTAGGCTATAACCTTCACCATAAGCAGTTAATTCAATTGCTTTGACTACCTCTGAGAAAAAGCTTTCTCTTATGTCCGAAATTATAACACCAATTACCCGTATCTTTTTTCCTCTTAATCCACGAGCAAATATATTAGGAGTATAGTTAAGTTTTTCAATTGCTTCCAGAACCCGATCGTTTGTCTCTTTATTAACGTTTCGGGTTTTATTGATAACGTGGGAAACAGTGGATATCGAAACATGGGCACATTCCGCAACCGCTTTCATGTTTGATTTTTTTGAATCTTTAGGTAAAACCATGGTAAAACTCTTTTTTATAAATATATTGCGCAAACGTTTTTATATATTTCATTTTACCATTTTCAAAATTTGTTTGTCAAATGAAAACCAATAAACATTGATAAAACTAAAAAAGTTAATTAATCCTCGTCGAAAGCAAGAGCTGGCATACATCGGAATAATAACCTTATGCACTATTGTACTGTCTCCTGGTGCATTTATTTATAAATCATATCAAACAATCGGTCTGCTGTCTCCTGATCTAAATCTTTAAGAATTTTATATTCGTCCAGGGCAGCATTTTTGTCCCCTTGAACCAGATAAATCATCCCCAGACTATAGTGGGCGAAAGTATAATCCGGCTGAATCCGTATCACCTGTTTAAAGGATTCAATAGCTTTTTCATAATCCTCTAATTGGCTGTACGCCCATCCCAGGCCATAATGAGCATCGACATCTTCCGGATTTTGTAATACTGCCTGCTTAAAAGTATCAACCGCTTCCTGATACTTTTCCAGCTCTCCGTAAGCCCAGCCTAAGTTGTAATAAATATAAGTGTAATCAGGATTAATGCGAATAACTTCCTGATAAGCCTCGATGGTTTTTTCATAATTCCCTTTTTTATTATAGAGCCACCCCAGATAGAAAAAGGCATCGGCGTATTGGGGGTTCATTTGAGTTGCTTTTTTAAAACTTTCTATGGCGGCATCTTCATGATCTTCCATTTTCCGATAAATCATGCCCACCTTGTAATAAATTTCATTGGCAGAATCGAGGAGAAAATTTGCAGCCTTTTCCAGATTTTCGACCGCTTCCGGATATTTTTCCAAGGCCTGATAATTTATTCCCAAATGATAAAATGCTTTACCATAGTCTGTTTGAAAGTGTATAGCTTTTGTAAAACTATCAATTGACTTCTGGTATTCACCGATCTGTTCAAAGCTGATCCCTAAACCATAATAAGTTTGAGCATCCTCGGGGTCAAGCAGT contains the following coding sequences:
- a CDS encoding sugar ABC transporter permease; amino-acid sequence: MNRPSLEKRETFAAWSFCALPLSFLLLFLVTPFIIAFVISFTDQRLITNPNLPTQFIAFRNFLRLFNSPSFHQALLNTFIFAVFVVPLQTFLALVLAVLVNQKLRFINLFRTIYFSPVVTTMVVVSIIWYFFYNPGEGLINHMISFISFGKLGPYSWLKDTTLALPSIMILSIWQGVGFQMVIYLAGLQGIPNELYEAGRVDGANTWQQFWQITIPQLRNTTIFVIISTTILAFKLFTQVWVMTMGGPQGATKTIILLLYEEGFKMLRVGYASAIGVLFFLIVLAVSLIQRIYLKEERAVT
- a CDS encoding sugar ABC transporter substrate-binding protein, with the protein product MKKLSFFTLILLTVLLLTSFALTALAEPVTIEVWFHSGKGEEREVLDAQVEDFNAMQNQVIVKAVRLPEGSFNEQVSAAALAGDLPDLLDFDGPFLYNYAWAGHLIPLDNYVSNKLKADFLPTIIAQGTFGGKLYSLGTFDSGLAIWGNKAYLKKAGVRIPTSIKDAWTLKEFNEALEKLQALKEVEYAIDFKMNYGQGEWYTYGFSPIIQSWGADLIDRSDFQSADGVLNSPKAVEAMTWFQGLFNKGYAKVQPAGDDDFYGSKIAALSFVGHWMWTPHHEGLGDDLVLIPVPKLGDRAATGVGSWNWGITSQAKNPDAAWKFLEYLIEPEQILRMTNANGAVPARKSALAMSELFGINGPLRIFVEQLDRGVGITRPETPAYPTITTAFAEAVQNIVNGADVKTELDKAVQKIDQDIKDNRGYPITN
- a CDS encoding LacI family transcriptional regulator, whose protein sequence is MVLPKDSKKSNMKAVAECAHVSISTVSHVINKTRNVNKETNDRVLEAIEKLNYTPNIFARGLRGKKIRVIGVIISDIRESFFSEVVKAIELTAYGEGYSLILCDSEDDPLKEQLYINILLQNGIEGVIFAPVNNSTNAYNSIIPHKIQAIQIDRKIDSLPIDFVGIDNVEITKKAMNHLFSHGFMNVGFVSYQANVYTMEQRLLGYKLAVQLHNSSKKINVKFIQYNGSDNKEIIKSWLYQNKEIDSILCGNDNIGYQVLRAIKELHYEVPKNIGILSFDDSKWFKLYTPPITAIRQPTKQIGRLATELLIAEMQNKIKNYSRKENHILNAELIIRKSCRENGE
- a CDS encoding tetratricopeptide repeat protein; translation: MKNSRAFFVSLILIIIFVVLGSSSGFGQEKSIEELYFQGVDLLENKKQVQEALTYFQQIIELDPGQAEAYFQMGKIFQTTGQFEKAITHYQNAVRLKPDYSSAYYGLGLSYLELKKNKEALEAFKEAVRSKPDFASAHYGLGLAYHELERYNEAIDAFQQALLLDPEDAQTYYGLGISFEQIGEYQKSIDSFTKAIHFQTDYGKAFYHLGINYQALEKYPEAVENLEKAANFLLDSANEIYYKVGMIYRKMEDHEDAAIESFKKATQMNPQYADAFFYLGWLYNKKGNYEKTIEAYQEVIRINPDYTYIYYNLGWAYGELEKYQEAVDTFKQAVLQNPEDVDAHYGLGWAYSQLEDYEKAIESFKQVIRIQPDYTFAHYSLGMIYLVQGDKNAALDEYKILKDLDQETADRLFDMIYK